A region from the Corallococcus caeni genome encodes:
- a CDS encoding fatty acid desaturase family protein, which translates to MRTLSTRELLIENNLTLPWFLFSMLLAYFEHYALALPFSAFFFLTGLRQVHNGFHRALGTNRFLTWFTLYSNSVLMVVSLHAVKFNHLRHHRYTLAEGDYEGKSAGMSWYGAILYGPVHMWLIHKVTLQQGDRKYRWNVLFELASIAVFIAGVFHLRLHFLIYHVAVMVLGECLMAFFAVWTVHHDTQDAPALARTQRTGWKNLLTFSMFYHLEHHLFPAVPTIKLPELAKRLDAALPGLEKRATF; encoded by the coding sequence TTGAGGACGCTCTCGACCCGGGAGCTCCTCATCGAGAACAACCTGACCCTGCCCTGGTTCTTGTTCTCGATGCTGCTGGCGTACTTCGAGCACTACGCCCTCGCCCTGCCCTTCTCTGCCTTCTTCTTCCTCACGGGCCTGAGACAGGTGCACAACGGCTTCCACCGCGCGCTGGGCACGAACCGGTTCCTGACCTGGTTCACGCTGTATTCCAACAGCGTGCTGATGGTGGTGTCGCTCCACGCGGTGAAGTTCAATCACCTGAGACATCACCGCTACACCCTGGCGGAGGGAGACTACGAGGGGAAGTCAGCGGGCATGTCCTGGTACGGCGCCATCCTGTACGGCCCCGTCCACATGTGGCTGATCCACAAGGTGACGCTCCAGCAGGGAGACAGGAAGTACCGCTGGAACGTCCTGTTCGAGCTGGCCTCCATCGCGGTCTTCATCGCCGGGGTCTTCCACCTGCGGCTGCACTTCCTCATCTACCACGTCGCGGTGATGGTCCTGGGCGAGTGCCTGATGGCCTTCTTCGCCGTGTGGACCGTGCATCACGACACGCAGGATGCCCCGGCGCTCGCGCGGACCCAGCGCACCGGGTGGAAGAACCTGCTCACGTTCAGCATGTTCTATCACCTGGAGCACCACCTCTTCCCGGCGGTGCCCACCATCAAGCTGCCGGAGCTGGCGAAGCGCCTGGACGCGGCGCTCCCCGGGTTGGAGAAGCGCGCGACGTTCTGA
- a CDS encoding DUF1501 domain-containing protein: MKLSRRKLFELALGATQLGLMARFGLSTASAASAPGRPTKLLGIWLDGGLHWESFFSPLSRAGITKFIPAAQGGVIPVGYLPGQVENFDRSPVDLDAPGPVRKLRGPIYWNWADPADARGVNPLANNQQLYRPWGYAWADPTYKLYEKAALLVGADQNTAAHASGIVASMCGVAGASFRAPAVQAVIANAMARHFPDRPIPNVSLGGELPNALGLPALANPTVLRSASSVEPTLSDKRGSAWNGLRARSDIPDVGFDGSALPGTVPATAVDAALMKALRAERGVSTSGTDAMIEQLYDTYKGASRTIRRDILSVLATTPTWEKLKADARYPVDWTACIGYADACGTGLSMGSYDFALQLLKSDLVTSVNLRATSFNNNSFDTHSANGVQMHTNHLRIALEMVGRMCIEMSLTPSKADPTRSLLDETLVYVYSDFGRTFPKQGSDHHPATCALLVGGGIQGNQMLGGYDETMNGSPMGTPVTLVEEDGSRVSRAPRSQDVAATVMRAFGLEPGKDFFIPGGYGVFDGVVKG, translated from the coding sequence ATGAAGCTCTCGCGTCGCAAGCTGTTCGAGCTGGCCCTTGGGGCCACGCAACTGGGACTCATGGCGCGCTTCGGGCTGTCCACGGCCTCGGCCGCGTCGGCGCCGGGACGGCCCACGAAGCTTTTAGGCATCTGGCTGGATGGAGGCCTGCACTGGGAGAGCTTCTTCTCCCCGCTGTCCCGCGCGGGCATCACGAAGTTCATCCCTGCGGCGCAGGGCGGCGTCATCCCGGTCGGCTACCTGCCCGGGCAGGTGGAGAACTTCGACCGCTCACCGGTGGACCTGGATGCGCCGGGGCCGGTGCGCAAGCTGCGCGGGCCCATCTACTGGAACTGGGCGGACCCGGCCGACGCGCGGGGCGTGAACCCCCTCGCGAACAACCAGCAGCTTTACCGGCCCTGGGGCTACGCGTGGGCGGACCCCACGTACAAGCTCTACGAGAAGGCCGCGCTGCTCGTGGGCGCGGATCAGAACACGGCCGCGCACGCGAGCGGCATCGTCGCCAGCATGTGCGGCGTGGCGGGCGCGAGCTTCCGTGCTCCGGCCGTGCAGGCCGTCATCGCCAACGCCATGGCCAGGCACTTCCCGGACCGGCCCATCCCCAACGTCAGCCTGGGCGGCGAGCTCCCGAACGCGTTGGGGCTGCCGGCGCTGGCGAACCCAACGGTGCTGCGCTCCGCGTCGTCGGTGGAGCCGACGCTGTCCGACAAGCGCGGCAGCGCCTGGAACGGGCTGCGCGCCCGCAGCGACATCCCCGACGTGGGCTTTGACGGTTCAGCGCTCCCGGGGACAGTGCCCGCGACGGCGGTGGACGCGGCGCTCATGAAGGCGCTGCGCGCGGAGCGGGGCGTGTCCACGAGCGGCACGGACGCGATGATCGAGCAGCTCTACGACACCTACAAGGGCGCGAGCCGGACCATCCGCCGCGACATCCTGTCGGTGCTGGCCACCACGCCCACGTGGGAGAAGCTCAAGGCGGACGCGCGCTACCCGGTGGACTGGACGGCCTGCATTGGCTACGCGGACGCCTGCGGCACGGGCCTGTCGATGGGATCGTATGACTTCGCGTTGCAGCTGCTGAAGTCAGACCTGGTGACGTCCGTGAACCTGCGGGCCACGAGCTTCAACAACAACTCCTTCGACACGCACAGCGCGAACGGCGTCCAGATGCACACCAACCACCTGCGCATCGCGCTGGAGATGGTGGGACGGATGTGCATCGAGATGAGCCTCACCCCGAGCAAGGCCGACCCGACCCGGTCGCTGCTGGATGAGACGCTCGTGTATGTCTACAGCGACTTCGGGCGGACCTTCCCGAAGCAGGGAAGCGACCACCACCCGGCGACGTGCGCCCTGCTGGTGGGCGGCGGCATCCAGGGCAACCAGATGCTCGGCGGGTACGACGAGACGATGAACGGCTCGCCCATGGGGACGCCGGTGACGCTGGTGGAGGAGGACGGGAGCCGCGTGTCGCGGGCTCCGCGCTCCCAGGACGTCGCGGCGACGGTGATGCGCGCCTTCGGACTGGAGCCGGGGAAGGACTTCTTCATCCCCGGCGGCTACGGCGTCTTCGACGGCGTCGTGAAGGGCTGA
- a CDS encoding ATP-binding protein, producing MRSAQGSPAPRLSPPARGDHHVQFYEAPSFLFDVVARFLATGFQVGEPAVVIATEAHLSGIKAQLNAMGFEVEPALEDGRLVLLDARDTLARFMVGGLPDWSRFQQVIGAVLDRSHRAAGGRKVRAYGEMVDLLVKDQNPQAALLLEEQWNELGRSYSFSVLCAYALGGFQTQEDARTFHQVCAAHSHVSPTESYSQVPDDELRLREIAALQQRSRMLEAEIEHRKRVETELLTAVRLRDDFLSIAGHELRTPLTTLQLQLHSLVHLVQQTGDPHMWERLSRARKQAQRLGTLAEQLLDAVRIGAGRLTLQVGACDLSALVQEVVERSAEAAAQSRCQLRVLVDPSVRGQWDGARLEQVVTNLVSNALKYGAGGAVEVMVKASRDRATLVVRDTGIGIPLDAQARIFDRFERAVSTNHYGGLGLGLWIARQVIEAHGGVIRVESEPGLGATFTVELPYGA from the coding sequence ATGCGTTCCGCCCAGGGAAGTCCGGCCCCGCGCCTGTCTCCGCCAGCCAGGGGCGACCACCATGTCCAGTTCTACGAGGCCCCGTCCTTCCTGTTCGACGTGGTCGCGAGGTTCCTTGCCACGGGTTTCCAGGTGGGTGAACCCGCTGTCGTCATCGCGACGGAAGCACATCTCAGCGGCATCAAGGCGCAGCTGAACGCCATGGGCTTCGAGGTGGAGCCCGCCCTGGAGGACGGGCGGCTCGTCCTGCTGGATGCCCGGGACACCCTGGCGCGGTTCATGGTGGGAGGGCTGCCTGACTGGAGCCGCTTCCAGCAGGTCATCGGCGCGGTCCTCGACAGGAGTCATCGCGCCGCGGGCGGGCGCAAGGTGCGCGCCTACGGCGAGATGGTGGACCTGCTGGTGAAGGATCAAAACCCCCAGGCCGCGCTCCTCCTGGAGGAGCAGTGGAACGAGCTGGGCCGGTCGTATTCGTTCAGCGTGCTCTGCGCCTATGCGTTGGGAGGCTTCCAGACGCAGGAGGATGCGCGGACCTTCCATCAGGTCTGCGCCGCGCATTCCCACGTCAGCCCCACCGAGTCCTATTCGCAGGTCCCTGACGACGAGCTGCGCCTGCGCGAAATCGCCGCCCTTCAGCAGCGCTCCAGGATGCTCGAAGCAGAGATCGAGCACCGCAAGCGCGTGGAGACGGAGTTGTTGACGGCGGTGCGGCTGCGCGATGACTTCCTGTCCATCGCCGGGCATGAGCTGCGGACGCCACTCACGACCCTCCAGCTCCAGCTCCACTCGCTCGTGCACCTGGTGCAACAGACCGGTGATCCCCACATGTGGGAGCGGCTGTCGCGGGCGCGGAAACAGGCGCAGCGGCTCGGCACCCTCGCGGAGCAACTGCTGGATGCCGTCCGCATAGGCGCCGGGCGGCTCACGCTCCAGGTGGGGGCGTGTGACCTGTCCGCGCTCGTGCAGGAGGTGGTGGAGCGTTCGGCCGAAGCGGCGGCCCAGTCGCGCTGTCAGCTCCGGGTGCTCGTCGATCCGTCGGTGCGAGGCCAATGGGACGGGGCTCGGCTTGAGCAGGTGGTGACGAACCTCGTCTCCAACGCCCTCAAGTACGGAGCGGGCGGGGCCGTGGAGGTGATGGTGAAGGCCTCCAGGGACAGGGCGACGCTCGTGGTCCGGGACACCGGCATCGGGATTCCCCTGGATGCCCAGGCCCGGATCTTCGACCGGTTCGAGCGCGCGGTCTCCACCAACCACTATGGTGGATTGGGGCTCGGGCTGTGGATCGCCAGACAGGTCATCGAGGCACACGGCGGTGTCATCCGCGTGGAGAGCGAACCGGGCCTCGGGGCCACCTTCACGGTCGAACTGCCGTACGGCGCCTGA
- a CDS encoding NAD(P)-dependent alcohol dehydrogenase, whose product MPTVNAYAASSATSPLGPITIQRRELGPRDVLIEIKFCGICHSDIHTVRGEWGGTTYPIAPGHEIAGIVTQVGAGVKKHAVGDRVGVGCMVDSCGDCTSCRKGEEQHCLKGMVGTYGAVGRDGQLTQGGYSTHIVVTEDFVLKIPEGIALDAAAPLLCAGITTYSPLRRWGAGPGKKVAIVGLGGLGHMGVKFARAMGAEVTVLSQSLSKKEDGLRLGAHHYYATKDPETFQKLAGSFDLIVNTVSAKIDVNAYLSLLALDGALVNVGAPPEPLAVNVFSLIMPRRVFTGSLIGGIRETQEMLDFCAKHHIGAEIEVIPASKINDAYERVLASDVRYRFVIDAATLK is encoded by the coding sequence ATGCCTACCGTCAACGCCTACGCGGCCAGCTCCGCCACATCACCCCTTGGCCCCATCACCATCCAGCGTCGTGAACTGGGCCCGCGCGACGTCCTCATCGAGATCAAGTTCTGCGGCATCTGCCACTCGGACATCCACACCGTCCGTGGCGAGTGGGGCGGGACGACCTACCCCATCGCCCCCGGCCATGAGATCGCCGGCATCGTCACCCAGGTTGGCGCCGGGGTGAAGAAGCACGCGGTCGGCGACCGCGTCGGCGTCGGCTGCATGGTGGACTCGTGTGGCGACTGCACGTCGTGCCGCAAGGGCGAGGAGCAGCACTGCCTCAAGGGGATGGTCGGAACGTACGGCGCCGTCGGCCGGGACGGCCAGCTCACGCAGGGTGGCTACTCCACGCACATCGTCGTGACCGAGGACTTCGTCCTCAAGATTCCTGAAGGCATCGCGCTCGACGCCGCCGCGCCCCTGTTGTGCGCCGGCATCACGACGTACTCGCCGCTGCGCCGCTGGGGCGCGGGCCCCGGCAAGAAGGTCGCCATCGTGGGCCTGGGCGGCCTGGGACACATGGGCGTGAAGTTCGCTCGCGCGATGGGCGCGGAGGTGACCGTCCTGTCGCAGTCGCTGAGCAAGAAGGAGGACGGCCTGCGCCTGGGCGCGCACCACTATTACGCGACGAAGGACCCGGAGACGTTCCAGAAGCTCGCGGGCTCGTTCGACCTCATCGTGAACACGGTGAGCGCGAAGATCGACGTGAACGCCTACCTGTCCCTGCTGGCCCTGGACGGCGCGCTGGTCAACGTGGGCGCGCCCCCGGAGCCGCTGGCCGTCAACGTGTTCTCCCTCATCATGCCCCGCCGCGTGTTCACCGGGTCGCTCATCGGCGGCATCCGCGAGACGCAGGAGATGTTGGACTTCTGCGCGAAGCATCACATCGGCGCGGAGATCGAGGTCATCCCCGCCAGCAAGATCAACGACGCCTACGAGCGCGTGCTCGCCTCCGACGTCCGGTACCGGTTCGTCATCGACGCCGCGACGTTGAAGTAG
- a CDS encoding aldo/keto reductase: protein MQKRKLGNSNLEVSALGLGCMGMSHGFGPPADKREMISLIRTAVDRGVTFFDTAEVYGPWTNEELVGEALAPVRGQVAIATKFGFKLTPDGKQAGLDSRPEHIKQVAEASLKRLRTDTIDLFYQHRVDPEVPIEDVAGAVKDLIQAGKVRHFGLSEAGVKTIRRAHAVQPVTALQSEYSLWWREPEQEILPTLEELGIGFVPFSPLGKGFLTGKLNDASQFDKSDIRNVLPRFTPEARKVNQAFVDLIGRVAARKKVTPAQLALAWVLAQKPWMVPIPGTTKPHRLEENLGALQVTLTPDEVRELTDAASTLTAQGERYPEAMQKMINR, encoded by the coding sequence ATGCAGAAGCGCAAACTGGGAAACAGCAATCTGGAGGTCTCCGCCCTCGGGCTCGGCTGCATGGGGATGAGCCATGGCTTCGGTCCCCCGGCGGACAAGCGGGAGATGATCTCGCTCATCCGCACGGCGGTCGACCGGGGCGTCACCTTCTTCGACACCGCCGAGGTCTACGGTCCCTGGACGAATGAAGAGCTCGTGGGGGAAGCCCTGGCGCCCGTCCGCGGCCAGGTGGCCATCGCCACGAAGTTCGGGTTCAAGCTGACGCCCGACGGGAAGCAGGCCGGGCTGGACAGCAGGCCCGAGCACATCAAGCAGGTCGCCGAAGCCTCGCTCAAGCGGCTCAGGACCGACACGATCGACCTCTTCTACCAGCACCGCGTGGACCCGGAGGTGCCCATCGAGGACGTCGCCGGAGCGGTCAAGGACCTGATCCAGGCAGGCAAGGTCCGGCACTTCGGCCTCTCCGAGGCGGGAGTGAAGACCATCCGCCGCGCGCACGCCGTCCAGCCGGTCACCGCCCTCCAGAGTGAATACTCGCTGTGGTGGCGCGAGCCCGAGCAGGAGATCCTCCCGACCCTCGAGGAGCTGGGCATCGGCTTCGTTCCGTTCAGCCCCCTGGGCAAGGGCTTCCTGACGGGCAAGCTGAACGACGCGTCGCAGTTCGACAAGAGCGACATCCGCAACGTCCTGCCGCGCTTCACGCCAGAGGCTCGCAAGGTGAACCAGGCCTTCGTGGACCTGATTGGCAGGGTCGCGGCCCGGAAGAAGGTGACCCCGGCCCAGCTCGCGCTGGCCTGGGTCCTGGCGCAGAAGCCGTGGATGGTTCCCATCCCTGGCACCACCAAGCCGCACCGGCTGGAGGAGAACCTCGGCGCGCTCCAGGTGACGCTGACGCCTGACGAAGTCCGAGAGCTCACGGACGCGGCCTCGACGCTCACGGCGCAGGGGGAACGCTACCCCGAGGCAATGCAGAAGATGATCAACCGCTGA
- a CDS encoding right-handed parallel beta-helix repeat-containing protein: MKQTRGFAVALAVTTLLTGAPDVQARGTVASGVEAEVTFATGAAVRCGDTLTEHTRLTHDLDCPGSAPFALRLDGEGIVLDLGGHTVRRTGPENEDSQGIVVDNGRMVRNGTVQGFGRGIITPWSSNTLNLRLHELALLDNDIAVYSQADTNFLITQCRVSGNGQGLSSEFDASTGLFDVRSSTFTHNGTAMIADFHQIDVLDSTFTSNGLVILCFGGSARIRGSTLAWNEAVGRMQLDFGGPYTCNEMRFENSLLSNNAAFAPALQPVWETNRLAMINTLAVSNGTGLRTSALTVYLDGNTFYDNAGGLTLSDLQTAVPVPLTGIVRGNQFLSNDGDGLRVEPPSTPTVIHNVALGNTGFGIYAPTAFDGGGNVARNNTAGDCVGITCSMY; the protein is encoded by the coding sequence ATGAAACAGACGCGCGGATTCGCCGTGGCCCTGGCTGTGACCACCTTGCTCACGGGAGCGCCCGACGTCCAGGCCCGTGGCACGGTTGCTTCCGGGGTGGAAGCCGAGGTGACGTTCGCCACCGGCGCCGCCGTCCGGTGCGGTGACACCCTCACCGAGCACACGCGCCTCACGCACGACCTCGACTGCCCGGGCTCGGCGCCCTTCGCGCTCAGGCTCGACGGTGAAGGCATTGTGCTGGACCTGGGCGGACACACCGTGCGCCGCACCGGCCCGGAGAACGAGGACTCGCAAGGCATCGTCGTCGACAACGGCCGGATGGTGCGCAACGGCACGGTGCAGGGGTTCGGCCGGGGCATCATCACCCCCTGGTCCTCGAACACGCTGAACCTGCGGCTGCACGAACTCGCGCTGCTCGACAACGACATCGCCGTCTACAGCCAGGCGGATACGAACTTCCTCATCACCCAGTGCCGTGTGAGCGGGAACGGCCAGGGGCTGAGCAGCGAGTTCGACGCGTCCACGGGGCTCTTCGACGTGCGGTCCTCGACCTTCACCCACAACGGGACCGCGATGATCGCGGACTTCCATCAGATCGACGTGCTCGACTCCACCTTCACGTCCAATGGGCTCGTCATCCTCTGCTTCGGGGGCTCCGCTCGCATTCGCGGGAGCACGCTCGCGTGGAACGAGGCGGTGGGCAGGATGCAGCTCGACTTCGGCGGCCCCTATACCTGCAACGAGATGCGGTTCGAGAACTCGCTCCTGTCGAACAACGCCGCGTTCGCGCCCGCCCTCCAGCCGGTCTGGGAAACGAACCGGCTCGCGATGATCAACACGCTGGCCGTCAGCAATGGCACGGGGCTCCGGACCTCGGCCCTGACGGTCTATTTGGATGGCAACACCTTCTATGACAACGCAGGCGGCCTGACGCTGTCCGACCTGCAGACCGCCGTCCCCGTCCCGCTCACGGGCATCGTCCGCGGCAACCAGTTCCTGAGCAACGACGGAGACGGACTCCGCGTGGAGCCGCCCAGCACACCCACGGTGATCCACAACGTCGCCCTGGGCAACACGGGCTTCGGCATCTACGCGCCCACCGCCTTCGACGGCGGCGGGAACGTCGCGCGAAACAACACCGCGGGTGACTGCGTGGGCATCACCTGCTCCATGTACTGA
- a CDS encoding LysR family transcriptional regulator: MNTAPFTQLQVFLSVARLRSFSGAARELGVSTAAVSQAVRQLEEQLRVVLLTRTTRSVALTDTGRRLVEEAGPAVGQTLTALREVSAQPGEAVGRVRLTVLTAAVPYVIAPVVPTFRARHPRVEVEVVVEDRFVDIVAEGYDAGVRLSEAIERDMVQVRLTDAFRFVVVGSPAYLARHGTPQRPEDLLRHECITFRSQTTGALYPWELERGRRNWRVPVRGGVISNDLHLPATLAEAGVGLAYAFEPAVAEQLRTGRLVRVLEAYAPTVPGFFLYYPSRAQRSAPLRLFVEAARELAVKAV; this comes from the coding sequence ATGAATACGGCGCCCTTCACGCAGCTGCAGGTGTTCCTCTCCGTGGCCCGGCTGCGCAGCTTCAGCGGCGCGGCGCGCGAGCTGGGTGTCTCCACCGCGGCGGTGAGCCAGGCGGTGCGGCAGCTGGAAGAGCAGCTGCGGGTGGTGCTGCTCACCCGCACCACGCGCAGCGTCGCGCTGACGGACACCGGCAGGCGGCTCGTGGAGGAGGCAGGCCCAGCGGTCGGGCAGACGCTCACCGCGCTTCGAGAGGTCTCCGCGCAGCCGGGAGAAGCCGTGGGACGGGTCCGGTTGACGGTGCTGACGGCGGCGGTGCCCTACGTCATCGCCCCGGTGGTGCCCACCTTTCGCGCGCGTCACCCGCGGGTAGAGGTGGAGGTCGTCGTCGAGGATCGCTTCGTGGACATCGTGGCCGAGGGCTACGACGCGGGCGTGCGGTTGAGCGAGGCCATCGAGCGCGACATGGTGCAGGTGCGGCTCACCGACGCGTTCCGCTTCGTGGTGGTGGGCTCACCGGCCTATCTCGCCCGCCACGGCACGCCCCAGCGTCCCGAGGACCTCCTGCGGCACGAGTGCATCACCTTCCGCTCACAGACGACCGGGGCGCTCTACCCCTGGGAGCTGGAGCGCGGCCGGAGGAACTGGCGTGTGCCGGTGCGCGGAGGCGTCATCAGCAACGACCTGCACCTGCCGGCGACCCTGGCGGAGGCGGGCGTGGGGCTGGCGTATGCCTTCGAGCCAGCGGTGGCGGAGCAACTGCGCACCGGGCGGCTCGTGCGGGTGCTGGAGGCCTACGCGCCCACCGTCCCCGGCTTCTTCCTCTACTACCCCAGCCGTGCGCAGCGCTCCGCGCCGCTTCGACTCTTCGTCGAAGCGGCGCGAGAGCTGGCGGTGAAGGCCGTGTGA
- a CDS encoding alcohol dehydrogenase produces MARKMKAVQVPKAGGPLEVVEREIPEPGPGQVRLAVEACGVCHSDAITKEGWMPIQYPRVPGHEVVGRIDKVGPGVTAWKEGQHVGVGWHGGHCGQCVACRSGDFVTCEKQQICGISYDGGYAEYLVAPQEALARVPEGMSSEDAAPLLCAGVTTYNSLRNMGARPGDLVAVQGIGGLGHLAVQYARKFGYRTAAISRGADKRPLALELGAHEYIDTEKGSPAEALQKLGGARVIMMTASSSSLAGELLGGLGRNGTLLLLGAGSEPIPVSSGSMIGKRTRIQGWPSGVPQDSQEAMAFSALSGVRSRNEVFPLERATEAFERMMSNKARFRVVLKMR; encoded by the coding sequence ATGGCCAGGAAGATGAAGGCAGTGCAGGTGCCGAAGGCGGGAGGCCCGCTCGAGGTTGTCGAGCGCGAGATCCCCGAGCCCGGTCCGGGGCAGGTGCGGCTCGCCGTCGAAGCGTGTGGCGTCTGCCACAGCGACGCCATCACCAAGGAGGGCTGGATGCCCATCCAGTACCCCCGGGTGCCGGGCCATGAGGTGGTGGGCCGCATCGATAAGGTGGGTCCTGGCGTGACGGCCTGGAAGGAAGGACAGCACGTCGGCGTGGGCTGGCACGGGGGGCATTGCGGCCAGTGTGTCGCGTGCCGCAGCGGGGACTTCGTCACCTGCGAGAAGCAGCAGATCTGCGGCATCAGCTACGACGGCGGCTACGCGGAGTACCTGGTCGCGCCCCAGGAGGCGCTGGCCCGCGTCCCGGAGGGGATGAGCTCCGAGGATGCCGCGCCCCTGCTCTGCGCGGGCGTCACCACGTACAACTCCCTGCGCAACATGGGGGCGCGGCCGGGTGACCTGGTGGCGGTGCAAGGCATTGGCGGCCTGGGTCACCTGGCCGTCCAGTACGCCCGCAAGTTCGGCTACCGCACCGCCGCCATCTCGCGAGGCGCGGACAAGCGTCCGCTGGCGCTCGAACTGGGTGCGCACGAGTACATCGACACGGAGAAGGGCTCCCCGGCCGAGGCCCTCCAGAAGCTCGGCGGCGCGCGCGTCATCATGATGACCGCGTCGAGCAGCAGCCTGGCGGGAGAGCTGCTCGGAGGCCTGGGGCGCAATGGCACCCTGCTGCTGCTGGGCGCGGGCTCCGAGCCCATCCCCGTCAGCAGCGGGTCCATGATTGGCAAGCGCACGCGCATCCAGGGCTGGCCCAGCGGCGTGCCCCAGGACTCGCAGGAGGCCATGGCCTTCAGCGCGCTTTCGGGCGTGCGCTCGCGCAACGAGGTGTTCCCGCTGGAGCGCGCGACGGAGGCCTTCGAGCGGATGATGAGCAACAAGGCCCGCTTCCGGGTCGTGCTCAAGATGCGCTGA
- a CDS encoding OmpA family protein, whose amino-acid sequence METERGRAWVPWLVTALVAVLAGLVLYLSHRSTTRADAEAAVAAARASDAEAAKQQLEAKLAALEAEHAKLSTEKEQLNTEKEQLSQTVQEQEAELARLKATYEDLQDKMKKEIAEGAIRLTQEGGRLQVDLVDKVLFDSGDASISARGQEVLTRLGGVLSKVDDKLIQVTGHTDDSPPTQKLQATFPTNWELSVARAVNVVRYLQDKGGVPAKRMLAAGYGDTRPLAANASPQGRARNRRIELLLIPEQAARRNPAIAKATSSKATPVKGTPAKASAVKPAVGKKAPSGR is encoded by the coding sequence ATGGAAACGGAACGCGGAAGGGCCTGGGTCCCCTGGCTGGTGACGGCGCTGGTGGCGGTGCTCGCGGGCCTGGTGCTGTATCTGTCGCATCGCAGCACGACCCGCGCGGACGCGGAGGCGGCCGTGGCGGCGGCCCGGGCCAGTGACGCGGAGGCGGCGAAGCAGCAGCTGGAGGCGAAGCTGGCCGCGCTGGAGGCGGAGCACGCGAAGCTGTCCACGGAGAAGGAGCAGCTCAACACGGAGAAGGAGCAGCTCAGCCAGACGGTGCAGGAGCAGGAGGCGGAGCTGGCGCGGCTCAAGGCCACCTACGAGGACCTCCAGGACAAGATGAAGAAGGAGATCGCCGAGGGCGCCATCCGCCTGACGCAGGAAGGGGGCCGCCTCCAGGTGGACCTGGTCGACAAGGTCCTCTTCGATTCAGGCGACGCCAGCATCAGCGCGCGCGGCCAGGAGGTCCTCACCCGGCTGGGCGGCGTGCTGTCCAAGGTGGATGACAAGCTCATCCAGGTGACGGGCCACACCGACGACTCCCCGCCCACGCAGAAGCTCCAGGCCACCTTCCCCACCAACTGGGAGCTGTCCGTCGCGCGCGCCGTCAACGTGGTGCGCTACCTCCAGGACAAGGGCGGCGTGCCCGCGAAGCGCATGCTCGCGGCGGGCTACGGCGACACGCGGCCCCTGGCGGCCAACGCCTCGCCGCAGGGGCGCGCCCGCAACCGCCGCATCGAGCTGTTGTTGATCCCGGAGCAGGCCGCCCGGCGGAACCCCGCCATCGCGAAGGCGACGTCCTCGAAGGCGACGCCCGTGAAGGGGACTCCCGCGAAGGCGTCCGCCGTGAAGCCCGCCGTCGGGAAGAAGGCCCCGTCCGGCCGGTAG